A segment of the Deltaproteobacteria bacterium genome:
GAATCCCCGGCCGTCCCGGTCACTACGAAAGGAATGCTAACATCCAATCCGGAAACCGCCGAGAGGAAGGCCGTCACCGTCAGTGAACCGGCATTCTCGGTTGCATTCTGTCTATCAGAGGTGAAGGCAACCGACGGTGTTGCATCATCATCCAGGATCGTCGCGGTATGAACCGTTGTCGCCCCAATCGTTGCATTCGTGGGAGATACCATTGTCACAACAACCGTCTCGTTATTCTCATCGAGCGGGTCATTGATTACGGTCAATGTGATCGTTCCCGAGGCAGAGCCGGCCGGGATGACAAGCGGGCTCGAGGTCGCCGTATAATCCGACCACACTCCCGCGGTTCCAGTCAGTGTAAATGGAACGGTTATGTTGAGTTCAGACGCCGATGAAAGCTGCGCTGTTACTGTCATCGTACCAACCCCCTCGACTCCGTTTTGGGATGCTGATGTAAAAGAGACTGTAGGGGGAATATCATTGGCACTGATCAAGATCGTATGGCTCATATTGGAGCCTGGATTGGCATTATCAATGTCATTAATCGTCAAAACGATCGTCTCTGGGCTCTCTTGTTCCGTATCGTTGATGAGCGTTACGGGGATATTAACAGAGGTAGAACCCTCGGGTACTGTTACCGACCGGGCCGTGAGGGTGTAATCCGTACCGCCTCCCGTTGCGGTTCCCGTCACGTTATAATTAACAATGACGTCCCTTCCAACGACCTTGGAGATCCGTACAGAAACATTGACAACCCCATCACTCTCCGAGACGGTCTGCGAGGCACTCCCAAAATCAGCCAGAGAGCGATCATCATCGTCATCAATCTCTGCCGTGTGTCTGATCGTTGCCCCCTGTGTGGCGTTGACCGGCGTCCCCATATTAACAATAATCTTCTCATCATGTTCATCCAAAACATCATCAACCACCGTAATGACAATAGCCGCCGAGGCCGAACCGGCCGGGATTGTCACGGGGCTTGCTGAAATTGTGTAATCGATTCCCCCTGTGGCAATGCGTGACCCCGTGGTCGTGATTGTAAATGGGACCGTCACATCCCGTCCTGAGACAGTCGAGAGAGCGGTGACAATATTCATCGTCCCGATGACTTCCTTCTTCTTCTGCGAACTGCTCGTAAAGGTGACGGTCGGTGTGGCATCATTATCAGTAATGGAGACCGAATGGACGGGAAGTGGTCCCAGTGTGGCATTGGTTGCCCCCCCTAAAGAGATCACGACGGTTTCATTATCTTCATCGAGGGTATCATTTACCAGCGTTAGCGCCATCGTCACGGAGGCCGACCCGGCCGGGATTATGAGCGGGCTAGCGGACAAACTGTAGTCAACCCCTGCCCCGGTCGCTGTACCGGAAACGGTAAACGGGACCGTCACCTCTCGGCCTGAAACAGGTGAAACGGTTACCTCAATCGAGATCGTACCGAGGTTTTCGTTCTTTTGCTCATCGGAAAGGGTAAATGAGACATAGGGGAGATCATCATTGTCGTTTATTGTCATGGTATGCGAGGTAATCGCCCCTGCCGTTGCGTTCGTGGGAGATCCCATCGTCACCACAACCGTTTCGCTATCTTCATCAAGGGCATCATCGGCTAATGTCAGCAGAATCGTACCGGAGCTTGAACCAGCCGGGATCGTCAGCAGACTATCTGTTACTGTGTAATCGGCCCCTCCGGCCGTTCCACTGAGAGAGAACGGGACCGTCACCTCCTGGCCTGAGATACCCGAGAGCTCGGCGATAATATAAATCTCACCGCCACTCTCTACGACACTTTGAGAGGCCGCTGAGAATGAGACCGTTGGTGGGAGGTCATTATCAACAAGTGTCATGGTATGCGTTGTGACAGCCCCCAGAGTGGCGTTGGTCGGCGACCCCATTGTCAGGATAACCGTCTCATCATTCTCATCAAGTGCATCATCTGTCGCCTGCAGTAGAATCGTTCGTGTCGTTGAACCAGCCGGGATCGTGATCGGACTGCTGAAATCAAGGTTATAATCACCGACCCCTGCGGTACCGCTGATCGAGTAGGGAACCGTAACGTCTCTTCCTGAAACAGCAGAAAGGGTAATGCTTATAGCAGTTGCAACAGGCCCCTCCTCGCCCGCCGTGTCAGTGCTTCTTGTAAAGCGAACCGTAGGAACGGCATCATTATCAAGAATCGTCCCGGTCGCTGGTCCCGAAACCGCATTCGTTCCATTAATGACAGAGGCAACCGATGCCACCACGGTTTCATCATTCTCATCAAGGGCATCATCCACAATACTCAAATTGATAAAGGCATAGAGATTCCCTGGGGTTATAACAATCGAGGGAGAGGGAGCGGTATAGTCACTGTTCAAGGTCGCCGTACCACCCAAGTTGAGATTAACAGTGACATCCTGACCCGAGGCCTGAGAGAGCGTCGCCATAAATCGGATTGCAGCCCCAGGAAAATTTTCCAGGTCGAGTGAGGGATCACCATTAAGATCAAGCGCCGTCACGCTCGGAGGGTCATCATTATCACCGATACTGACCGTATATTCACTGCCGGTCCCTGAAATGATCGGGGCGTTCGTTGGATTCGTGAGCGTAAAGATGAGCGTCTCGGTCGCCTCATCAATCGCATCATCCACGATAGAAAAAGTGACCTCCCTGAAGGGACGACCTCCCGTCTCCATGCCGATCGGGTAGGTCAATCGCTGTGTTGCAGGCACCCCGTGAAAATCGTAAAAGGAGGCCGCTGTACCGGAACTGGCCACATCAACAGTCACCGTCTTTTCAACATAGCTCGTGAGATAAACTCGGACAGAACCATCACCTGAGTTTTCGAAGGTCCCAATGCCTGATGCCGGTTCGGTAAAGCTGCTACCTGAAAAATAGATCTCAGGGGCCGCATCGTTGTCGGTAATCGTGATATCGGCCATGGAAGAGGCATTAATGGTTGCGTCTCCGGCATTCGTAAAATTAAGATAGAGAACCTCATCAAACTCATCGATCGCATCTCCATGAATATCAACGACGACATTTTTTTCTGTCTCTGCAGGGAGAAAACTGAGTGAACCGCTGGCTGTTGAATAATCAGTCGTGTAGGCTGAAGAACCGCTCCGTCGCATTAAAGAATAATTGACGGTCGCATTAACCTCAGAGGCCCCCTCCTTCAAGACCCTGATCGTGACCCTCTGGGTACCGCTATCCCCTTCAGTCACGGAAACGGCATCGTATCGGATCAGGGGTGCCGCATCGTCACTGGCAATACGCATCTGAAAGGTATCGGATCCGCCAACCCGACCGTTGGTTGCGGAACTAATGGAAATCGTCACGTTCTCCAACGACTCATAAGCAGAGTCATCCGTCGCAGAGACGGTCAATGACCCGGTTGTCGATCCGGCAGGGATCACGAGGCTGGCCGGTCCGCTATAATCCCCTGGCGAGGCCGGGATCGCTGGATTGGCAAAGCTACCGACATAAGAGAGGTTGACGGTCACATCCTCCGCAGCAAGGCGATCCAGACTAACTCCAATCTCGACAGAGGCCCCATTTTCCGTAGCGATCCCTGAAAAACTGGTAAAGTCGACGATTGGATAGGCATCATCATTCTGGATCGTCGCCACACCAACTCTTTCGCTCTCTGCCATCGTTGTATTCACGGGGTTTGAGAAATTGATCTGGAATGTCTCATCCTCTTCAACGAAGAGATCGCCACGAACCGTCACACTGACCGTCTGTGAAGTGGTGCCCGGCAAGAAGGTGACTGTCCCTGTTGCCGCCAGATAATCACTCCCCGCCTGGGCCGTTACATCCTGGGTTGAGAAATCGACGTTCACGGTCTGGCCACTCGCCGGTCCAAGAAAGAGGGTGAATGAAACCGTGTGGTCTTCATGCGCCTCAAGAAATGATATGGTATTGGTGAGTGTCAAGGCGGGCAGAGGATCATTATTGACAATTGTCCCTTGGCCCGTTCCGTCCGTGATCGTCGCATTAGTTGGATTCGAGAGATCAACAAAAAAGGTCTCATCGGCCTCATTAAGATTTTCCCCAATAACGGAGACAGAAATAGTTCTGGAGGTCTCGCCGGGAGTAAAGGTCAACGTCCCCGTGGTTGAAGTATAATCCCTCGGCCCACTGGCAGCCCCTACGGCCGTTCCATTTCGAGTCGCAAAACTGACCGTAACGGTATTGACAGGAGCGATCGAAAGGGAGGCCGTGAATGTTGCCGTTGCGGGAAGACCATCTGTCTCAACCACAGAAACGTCATTAATGCTGATTGCTGGCACATCATCGTCGGTAATTGTATAGGTGTGGAGATCATTGGCCCCCTTGGTCGCATTCTGGGGGTTTGTCAAACTGATCTCGATCGTCTCATCCGGTTCATCGATCAGATCGTTTGCAACGGTGAATGTAAGTGTTTGGCTACTGACCCCGGATCCGAACGTAAGCGTCCCGCTCTCCAGAGAGTAATCAACATCCCCACCGGTTGCTGTCCCGCCGGTCACATCAAAATCGATCTTCGAGGTTCCAGCGAGGGGGATTGATCGGGTTACGGTGATATTAACTGTCGTGGTTGATTCGCTGCCCGAAGAAGAGCTAGTGGCAAACTGGATGTTGGAAAGCCCCGCGAATGCCTCAGATCCAAACGCGAAGACCCCCAGAAGGCCAACCGCAAAAAGGTATCTATGTAGAAGTCTCTCCCCCATACGCCAGTGGGTTAGAGCAAGCGACGTGCCAACTATTGATTAATCGCCTGTCATATTAATTTATAATTATATTCAATAAGTTATCTGCTTTTTATGACTGCCATTCAAGACCACTTAGATGATCCGGAAATGAAATTCATTTCTTAAGCTTAAGAAACTGGGTTCCTAAAATAAGAGAAATTATTAGACAAAACGAAATAACTGCCTGAAACTGTTATATAAAAACATCAATATGTTTTTATTAATAGTGATTTTATTCAATCAACTATAAAATTATCATATTGATAAATAATTTGTCTGTTCCAATCAAATTGATAATGGGAATTAGAACCCTTGAAAGTGCTTTAAGGGGTGTGTTGAAAAATGGCTTTTGGGGACTGTTCAAAAATGCCCAGCTGCAAGGCACCCCGAGGAGCCGCGACGCAGGCGTACTTGAGGGTACGTCGTCGTTTGGAAGTCCTCTTGTAGGGGACGGGGTAGAGGGCCGAGAGCGGGATCGTCCTCGTTTGTCTCTTCCGGTTGATCATGAGGATATCGATCTCTCCCGCCAGCTCCCAAATCACCTGACGGCAGGCTCCACAAGGAGAGATAAACTCTTCCGTATTGGCGGTTACCGCCAGCATCTTGAACCGCCGCTCACCCGCAGCAATCGCGTGATAAAATGCACCCCTCTCGGCACAGATCGTGAGGGCATAGCAGCAATTTTCGACATTGCCGGATGAAAAAATTTTTCCCGACTTGCAGAGAAGCGCCGCACCAACCCTCAATCCCGAATACGGACTGTAGGAGTTTTTACGGGCCCGAAACGCCTCAGCGACTAAACGGTTCTTCATGAATCCTCCTCCAATCGAAACAATCGTCTTAGAATATCAGAATACTTGGATTCACCATTTTCAGCCTCATCCGCCTTGATTGAAATAATCGGGTCATGCAGGATTTTATTGATAATCGCCTGCGTCAAAGACTCCAATGATTTTCGTTCGTCCTCTGTAGCACCGGGATGATGTTGCCAGAATTTTTGAAGTTCTCGTGTGCGGATTGATTCAAACTTTCTCGAGAGGTCCCGAATAGTCGGAACCGCTTCTCTTTCTGTGAGATTTCTGAGAAACTTTTCGACCTCTCGCGCAACAATCGTCTCGGCAAGAACCGCCTCCTTCTCCCTCTCCTTCTGGTTGGCCGTTACAATCCCCTGAAGGTCATCAATCGTGTAGAGATAAACATTCGGAATCCGGTTGACCGATGCCTCAACATTCCTGGGAACTCCCAAATCGATGAAAAACATCGACCGTCCTTTTCTCTCCTTCATAACCTGTCGAACCTGCTGTTCCGTCACGAGCGTCTTATCGATGCCAACCGATGTAATCATGATATCAAGGTCCGACAAAAGCGCGAGCCCCTCCTGTTCAAACAGTCTCGACAGCGAAATCGCTTCTCCCTTCACAGAACGTGCCAGCGCTTCAGCGCGCCCAGCGTCCCGATTCGCTACAAAGATTTTTGCAACGCCTTTTTCTCGCAAGTGTTGACAAGCCAATTCCGCCATCTCTCCGGCCCCTACAACAAGCACCCGCTTTTCATTAAGGGGGTTGAAGATGCGGGAGGCCAGAACAACCGCCGCGTAACTAACGGAGACCGGATATTGCCCAATCGCCGTTTCATTTCGAACCCGTTTGGAGAGATGAAGCGCACGATGGACCAGCTTGTTTAAGTAAGCACCAGTCGCCTGGCTCCCCAAGGCGGCCGCATACGCCTCCTTCACCTGCCCACTGATCTGTGGTTCGCCTAATACCATTGAATCAAGACTCGCCGTCACGCGGAAGAAATGAAGAATCGCATCGTGGTCCTCCTTGCGATAGAGGTACCGGGAAATCTCTCCCTCTGAAATTCCGATGATTGTCTGAAAAAAATCACGGGCGACCTGATACCCCTTGTCCGGATTCTGGGTCACAAGCATTATCTCAACGCGGTTGCAGGTAGAGAGAAGCATCGCCTCCGCTACTTCCCCACCTGATAAAATCTGTCCCAACGCCCCGCGATTTTCTGAGGAGGAGACCGCCGCCTTTTCGCGAATCTCCAGAGGGGCCGATCGGTGAGAAAGTCCGACGATGAGATAATGCATAAATCAATCCCGGTGATGAATCGCAATAAATGTCAACGCCACGGTCAAAAAACCGACCAGTGAGAGGAGAATCCCTCGCCGGCCTCGCCATCCGGACCGGATCCGCACATTCAAAAAGAGGGCATAAATGCCCCAAGTGACCAGGGAGGCAATCTGCCTCGGGTCTGAGGTAAAAAAAGCGCCGGACAGACTCTTGGAAAGAAACGCCCCTGAAATCATCCCGAGGGAGAGCAGGAGAAACCCGATGAACAGACCTCTGTAGTGCAGGGAATCGATCACCTCGAGTGACGGAAGCCTCTGCAACCAGGCAAGAATGGGGCGATGATTTTTAAGCTGCCGCTCCTGACAGAGAAAAAGGAGCCCCACGAAAAAACTGATCCCAAACGTGACAAGCGCCGCACTCATGAAAAACGTGTGAATCATCCAGAAATGGCTCATCGGTCACCTCTCTTTTTTCGAACCTCCCGCTCTATCAGCTTTTTAACTCCCCCACCATCCCCTTTTTGAATCCTCCTGAGAAGGGGCCAATGAGCAACCTTCCTGAAAACAGCTCGGTACTTTACCCTTTCACCCGCCGGAATCTCCAAACGGACTTTCTCCAGAATCCTTGCCAATCTCCCATATTCCGGACCATACAGCCTGCCAAGTCTCCGGCGGATTTTCCTGGCAAACGCCGGCGATGCACCCCCGGTAGAAACCGATATTACAAAGTCACCGCGCCGGACGATCGCCGGAAAGATAAAGTCACACAGGGCCGGACGATCGACCACATTCAAGAGGACCCCTTCCCTTCGCGCCTCCTGGCGAATTATTTCATGAAGTTTTGCCTCCCCCGTCGCATCAACCGCCAAAAAGACCCCCTTTAGATCACCGGCGCGATATCTTCTCGCAAGATGTCTGATTTTACGTTTAAACCGCAAAAATGAACGGGCAAGTCGCGGGGCAATTACAAGAGGACTCCCACCGCTCTGCAGAAGGGAGAGCGCCTTTCGAGCCGCCACCGACCCACCACCAATGACAACGATCTTTTTTTCTGACAGGTTAAGCCCGGCTGGAAAATACCTCACAAAAAGGAGCTCTATCCCAAAACCTCTTGCAATTTCAAATGGCGGGACCTATTTTCCTTGAGCCTTAAAAAGGAGACCCCATGACCTCACAAAATATCAAAACCGCAACAGACCAGAATTTTGAAAAAGAGATTTTGACAAGCCAGAAACCGGTTCTTGTCGATTTCTGGGCCACCTGGTGTGCCCCCTGCCGCGCCTTGGCCCCTCTGATTGATGAGGTAGCCAACAAGTATAGTGGCAAGCTCGAGGTCTACAAGATGGACGTTGATAATAACCAGGAGACACCGGCCAAGTTCGGCATCCGCGGGATTCCAACCGTCATTCTCTTTAAAAATGGAAAGGCGCTCGATCAAGTCGTCGGCGCCGTGCCGATTGATCGCCTCGAAGAGTTAGTCCGCAAAGCCCTTTAAGGTACAATGTCCGGCTGAAAGACAATATTCTCGAGTTTCAACTTTTCCTGAACCGCCGGCACGTAGAAGGTCCCATACCGCATCTGGATCGCGTAGGTAAAGGTGGTGTCGTCTCCCAAAATTACAAGACGGGAACGGGATTGGGGTTCACTCCGACATAGTTCAAGGGCCATCCTCCTTGCCTTATCGCTCGGACTGAAGAGATCACCCGCAGAGTCAATAATTTTCTCTAGCTCCGCGGTGATTTTCTCCTGAGCCTTTTGCTCGGCATCTTTAATAGAGACGGTCAGCTCTTCAGTAATCTCACCCCCTCTGAACAAACGTACCCCGTTGTGATAAACCTGGAGTGTTTTCCCGCTCTGATCATGTCGGACGTGCATTGTCCGCCCAATGACATCAACGGTTTTGTATCTCTGCTCAAGGGAGCGATCAACCGGACGATACGCCTGCTGATAATACTCGGTCCGTCCTCCGATAAAAGGAACCGTTCCTACCTTGGTAAAGAGCATGCGTCCGCCGCTATAATCCTCATAGCTCTTCCTCGCCGCCTCGATATCACTGAAGACAACCGGGTTGGCAGTCACCGCCGAGTTCACAGGGGCAATGCCGGCCCCCTGAAGGTTCGTCGTCGGCGCGGGCGGTACATTCTTCACGAGCTTGCGTCGTGTCGCCTCTTCCAAAATCATCTGGTCCAAGTCCCGTCTGGCAAGTGGAGCCGGAATTTTGCCGGCGCGCTCCAAACCTTCGACTCCCTTCAGGACCGCATTTACAAAATCCTGGGAATCCGGACGAAACACGTTGGTGTAGTTGGAGCCGTGATTGACAGCAATCCGAATGGCAAGGATCCTCGCACTATCTTCATCCAGTTTCTTTTTGAGCCGCTCATAAACAGACCAGAAAAATCCGGCGTAAACCCGCCCCCGGTCATGAACCTCCTCTGTCACATCACTGAGGGCCAACTTGTTATTAACGAGGCGGAGCCCCTTGTCTTTCCCCGACGTCCTGCCAAGGGCCCTTGTAAAATCTTCACTCAGCTCAGGATCGTTATAGATGAGCGTCGCCAAGGCATCACCAAATCCTTCATGGATGGCTCCCCCATCACCCCCAAAAGGGAGAAGGAGGTTCGGATTCATGTGGTGAAGGAGCTTGTGTCCCGTCTCATGCAGTGAGACATCATTATCGGCCGCGAGATGCCATTTGTCGTTGCCTGCCGCATCCTTCCCGCCGGTTCCAAAAACCAGCCGGTCTTCCTTGGGGCTGAAGTAGGCGTTCAACTGACCCATCCCGTTTGCAGTAGCGGCAATCGGATGGCTTTTCCCCTGATGGGTGCTGCCCAGAATTCCTTTCAGATCGAAACCAAGATGCGTTAGATAGTGATAACCAAGACTCAAGCTGTAGTAGAGCTGCCCCTGATCAAAACCATCTTGCGTTACTTTTGAGCCTTCCAGATAAGGCGCATATTTAAAGACACCATTGACCGGTGTCGTCCCTTTCACATCGACATATTGACTCTGGAAAGCCCTCGCTTCAACGGCGAGGTCGGGAAACCAGACTTCCCTAAACCGGCCGTCACTCGAGATGTCATTTTCGAGCTCCCAGACATTTCCCGTATGGGCAGAGCCGGGGAGCGGAAACGGCGTCGGTCCTTTTCGGATCGGTTGGGTCGAGGGGTCATCATCATCAGGGTCCGGCTTGGGGGGCGGTGGCGGTAATGGTTTGTCAGGCCGTCTCGGCTCACAGGCGGCAAGGGCGAGCCCTAATCCGGCAAAAATAAATGTCCCCAACCGAAACCCTGTCGACCATGTCACCATAATTTCCCCTCCCCCATTTCAATTTGTTTTTTTAAACCACCCCTGACTGGCATCTCCATCGACACGCAAAAACCTGAGTTGCTATCAAAAGATAGGAGTCTAATAAAAAATTTCGGGTCTAAAAATAATCCGATCCGGATCGACCAATCGGCCCCTCATGGCAGGGACAAAAAATGTCCCATACCCTATCGGAACCGCCCAGGAGAGGTAATCGTGATCCCCATAAATGACAAGTTTTGGCTCATATTGCGTGGAGGACTGATCAAATTGGCGGCACAACTCCAAGGTTTGTTGTAGAACTCTCTCTTCCTCGTTTTGTGGGGGCTGAGTCTGAAAACGGGTCCAGCGATCATTCAACGCCTCTCTTGCAAGCTGCCCTGCGGTCTCCGAGGCAACATCGACCCGTTCATCAATCATCCCGGACTTAAACGGTGTTCGCACATCCCGAAGCAATACCCGACGCCATCCCTGCAAATCTTCCCTCATCCGAAGACCGTGGTCGATCACATCAACAACACCTTGTTGTTTTGTCTTATACTGTTGCTGGTAATACTCCACCCTTCCTCCCAAATACGGAAGACGAGCGACCTGCCGGAAGAGGATCCGACCACGACTTTGGTCCCTGTAATGTTGTAGGGCCGCCTCGAGATCCTTCATGAGGATCGGTTCCTGGAACAGATCGATTGAGGCACTCCTCCCAGACGGGGGCGTGGCTGCCAGTTCACGTCTTCGCCCCTCTTCACCAACCAGACGAACCACCTCATGAAGCGGTACGGGAAGCAGACCAACCGATTCAAGGCCCTCAGCACCCCCCGACACCGCATCAAGAAAGTCGGCCGGTTTGGGAAAAGCGGTTTGGTAGTGGGCCGCATGATTGATCAGAAGGCGGAGTGCGAGGATCCGGGCCTCTTTTTCCCCCAGAATTTTTCCGCCCCGATCCGGAAGAGCGCTCAGGTTTTTGTAAAGAGACCACCAAAAACCGGCGTAGACCTGTCCCCGATCATGCTCCTCGCTGGAGACATCCGAAAGCCTCAAATTATTTTTAACGGTTCGAAGTCCTTTATCCTTGCCGGAGGGCTGGCCGATGACGGGAGGAAAGTCTTCGGAAACCTCCGGGTCATTGAAGTAGAGCGCAGCAAACGCATCACCAAACGCCTCATGAATCGCCCGCCCCTCACCGTAGGCCCCAACCAGCATCGGATTGATGTGGTCGAGTACCATATGACCGAACTCGTGCAGAGTGACATCACTGTCCGAGGCAAGGTGCCACTTGTTGTCGCTCGTCCCAAAAACGAGCCGGTCTTCCCAAGGACTGTAATAGGCATTCATCCACTGAATCCCGTTGGCCATCGCATTTACAGGATGAAACTCACCTTCATGCTTTGAGGCAAGGATTCGGGCAAGATCAAATCCGAGATAGTTGAGATAGTCATAATTGGTGCTCAGGCTGAAGTAGAGCTGCCCCTGATCAAAACAGTCCTGCGTCACCTTTGATCCTTCCGCAAACGGTTCACATTTAAAGAGGCCGTTAACCGGGGTTAAACCGCTCACAGTGACAAATCGTCCCTGAAATTCCTTACCAGCGAGTGGAAGATAGGAAAAGGTGACCGGGTCAGCCGTTGTTCCGTCGCTCGAGAGATTGTTCTCATGAGTCCAGACGAGCCCATCAAAACCGAATGGAGGCGTCGGATATTGAATCGGTTTTTTCTCTTTTCCAGGCTCTTCCGGCGGACGGCGGTAACAGGCGAGTAAACCGGCCACCGTCCCTAAAATAGCGAGCCTCCCTAGATTCAAACCCATTGACATAAAAATCCCCCTTCACAATAAATCATTGCAAAAGATCGAACCTCTTCTCCTTCTTCTTCCGATATCGTAGATCACGATCGACCTCTCCATGCAGCTCCTGCCGTCTGAGATAATAGGTTGCCCCCGGCGCCGATGGGTTATTGGGAGGCCGATCAACCCGAAAGAGCAGATAAAAGGCATGTGCCTTTGAACGGTCAGGAAGTGGCCCCGCAAGATCCCTCTCCACCAGATCAAGTCCACCCAATACGATTCGGTCTGAAAGCCGGTCTGGATCAAAGAGTCGTCGAATCACCTCTCTCCAAACGAGATTCATACTGTACGGTGATTGCAACCCGGCCTCGCATACCGCCTCCTGACGACGA
Coding sequences within it:
- the cdd gene encoding cytidine deaminase, with protein sequence MKNRLVAEAFRARKNSYSPYSGLRVGAALLCKSGKIFSSGNVENCCYALTICAERGAFYHAIAAGERRFKMLAVTANTEEFISPCGACRQVIWELAGEIDILMINRKRQTRTIPLSALYPVPYKRTSKRRRTLKYACVAAPRGALQLGIFEQSPKAIFQHTP
- a CDS encoding glutamyl-tRNA reductase; this translates as MHYLIVGLSHRSAPLEIREKAAVSSSENRGALGQILSGGEVAEAMLLSTCNRVEIMLVTQNPDKGYQVARDFFQTIIGISEGEISRYLYRKEDHDAILHFFRVTASLDSMVLGEPQISGQVKEAYAAALGSQATGAYLNKLVHRALHLSKRVRNETAIGQYPVSVSYAAVVLASRIFNPLNEKRVLVVGAGEMAELACQHLREKGVAKIFVANRDAGRAEALARSVKGEAISLSRLFEQEGLALLSDLDIMITSVGIDKTLVTEQQVRQVMKERKGRSMFFIDLGVPRNVEASVNRIPNVYLYTIDDLQGIVTANQKEREKEAVLAETIVAREVEKFLRNLTEREAVPTIRDLSRKFESIRTRELQKFWQHHPGATEDERKSLESLTQAIINKILHDPIISIKADEAENGESKYSDILRRLFRLEEDS
- the ccsA gene encoding cytochrome c biogenesis protein CcsA encodes the protein MSHFWMIHTFFMSAALVTFGISFFVGLLFLCQERQLKNHRPILAWLQRLPSLEVIDSLHYRGLFIGFLLLSLGMISGAFLSKSLSGAFFTSDPRQIASLVTWGIYALFLNVRIRSGWRGRRGILLSLVGFLTVALTFIAIHHRD
- a CDS encoding bifunctional precorrin-2 dehydrogenase/sirohydrochlorin ferrochelatase: MRYFPAGLNLSEKKIVVIGGGSVAARKALSLLQSGGSPLVIAPRLARSFLRFKRKIRHLARRYRAGDLKGVFLAVDATGEAKLHEIIRQEARREGVLLNVVDRPALCDFIFPAIVRRGDFVISVSTGGASPAFARKIRRRLGRLYGPEYGRLARILEKVRLEIPAGERVKYRAVFRKVAHWPLLRRIQKGDGGGVKKLIEREVRKKRGDR
- the trxA gene encoding thioredoxin yields the protein MTSQNIKTATDQNFEKEILTSQKPVLVDFWATWCAPCRALAPLIDEVANKYSGKLEVYKMDVDNNQETPAKFGIRGIPTVILFKNGKALDQVVGAVPIDRLEELVRKAL